One window of the Chryseobacterium sp. CY350 genome contains the following:
- a CDS encoding RagB/SusD family nutrient uptake outer membrane protein, protein MKNIFNKHNLIKKLIIVPAILIAGMGVNSCSDDFLDQPAYNSSDTESVFNNIETADAFVQGLYRGLVPTEMFYQLGAGDTVTHSAEDGSTNNSKYNICNYQYDSKTPNTITGIYAAMYAVIERTNIAIDRLPDMPASTKRDALLAEAKAIRAFCYYNLIRVYGDVPAIWIPLEEADPNDPSTLYPKRASRDVIYDKVIGDIQESIANMPVSNGTPERLNKQSTNALLARIALYAAGYSLRWPLNTSTPGTMARRPDNARVQQLYQIADAAAASVINGGTNSLVQASGGKSGFEALWFNFDRRNFAAVNQEMLWHIASYGPNTNSAFGVYAHPGSRGGTYGSRKALQFILPSYYLSFNAADKRRDVATTSYSIYFLNGGAASDTWVDVGTTYSCIMPGKFRISWCVEPQAADSRNLNIPIIRYADVLLMYAETQNYLNNGPTALGIAALQQVRNRAGIGSMAIPGGQQAFEDAIVQERKWEFSDEFMLRTDLIRMNKLATEIEATKTAMKNLSNRTGQFASTPIYRLYKYHKNAQVYGDPFLAVTYIDLTNPAQIAQVQAVPTSNANNAYTTYQTTLKAVALANGQTSTTDDKWYPVNMFQAYTSTFNGNARKAVGFTAGFNALQIGNIIYTKPTGSFENGGVYPNWIEGGGDGLFYGFVPNKTELLPFAAQSAGHPMIDNPNLTQLPGY, encoded by the coding sequence ATGAAAAATATATTTAATAAACATAATTTAATAAAAAAATTGATCATCGTTCCCGCAATTCTAATTGCAGGCATGGGTGTTAATTCTTGTAGTGATGATTTTTTAGATCAACCTGCATATAATTCGTCAGACACAGAATCTGTCTTTAACAATATAGAAACAGCAGATGCATTTGTTCAGGGTTTGTACAGAGGCCTTGTACCAACCGAAATGTTTTACCAGCTGGGTGCAGGTGATACAGTTACGCATTCTGCCGAAGATGGGTCAACCAATAATTCTAAATATAATATTTGTAATTATCAGTATGACTCAAAAACACCAAACACCATTACAGGAATCTACGCTGCAATGTACGCGGTTATTGAGAGAACCAATATTGCCATCGATCGATTGCCAGATATGCCGGCTAGTACAAAGCGTGATGCATTGCTGGCAGAAGCGAAGGCAATCCGTGCTTTTTGTTACTACAACTTGATTAGGGTATACGGAGACGTTCCGGCAATCTGGATTCCTTTAGAAGAAGCAGACCCTAACGATCCAAGTACCTTGTATCCTAAGCGTGCTTCTCGTGATGTCATCTACGATAAAGTTATTGGTGATATACAAGAATCTATTGCAAATATGCCTGTTTCAAACGGAACACCTGAAAGATTAAACAAACAGTCTACCAACGCATTACTGGCAAGAATTGCTTTGTATGCTGCTGGATATTCACTTCGTTGGCCTCTCAACACTTCTACACCGGGTACAATGGCTCGTCGTCCAGATAATGCTAGAGTTCAGCAATTGTATCAAATTGCTGATGCAGCAGCAGCTTCTGTTATTAATGGCGGTACTAACAGCTTAGTGCAGGCGAGTGGAGGTAAAAGTGGTTTTGAAGCTCTTTGGTTTAATTTCGACAGGAGAAATTTCGCAGCAGTTAATCAGGAAATGCTTTGGCATATAGCTTCGTATGGACCCAATACCAATTCAGCATTCGGAGTCTACGCACATCCGGGCTCAAGAGGCGGTACATACGGTTCTCGTAAAGCTTTACAGTTCATCTTGCCAAGTTACTATCTGTCATTTAATGCTGCCGATAAACGTAGAGATGTCGCTACAACTTCTTATAGTATTTATTTCCTGAATGGCGGAGCTGCGTCTGATACTTGGGTAGATGTAGGAACTACCTATTCTTGTATTATGCCGGGGAAATTCAGAATCTCTTGGTGTGTAGAGCCACAGGCTGCAGATTCACGTAATTTGAATATTCCTATCATCCGATATGCTGACGTATTATTGATGTATGCAGAGACACAAAATTATTTAAATAATGGACCTACCGCTCTTGGTATAGCGGCTCTACAGCAGGTAAGAAATCGCGCAGGTATAGGGTCTATGGCAATTCCTGGCGGGCAACAGGCTTTTGAGGACGCAATTGTTCAGGAACGTAAGTGGGAATTTTCTGATGAGTTCATGCTTCGTACCGATTTGATTCGAATGAATAAATTGGCTACCGAAATTGAAGCTACAAAAACAGCAATGAAAAATCTTTCAAACCGTACAGGTCAGTTTGCAAGTACACCAATTTACCGTCTTTATAAGTATCATAAAAATGCGCAGGTTTATGGAGATCCGTTTTTGGCTGTGACTTATATTGATCTTACAAATCCTGCACAGATTGCACAGGTTCAGGCAGTTCCAACAAGCAATGCTAATAATGCATATACAACCTACCAGACAACTCTGAAGGCTGTTGCACTAGCAAACGGACAAACTTCAACCACCGATGACAAATGGTATCCTGTAAATATGTTCCAGGCATACACGAGTACATTTAACGGTAACGCAAGAAAAGCCGTAGGATTTACAGCAGGATTTAATGCACTTCAGATAGGTAATATCATTTATACGAAGCCAACAGGCTCTTTCGAAAACGGCGGAGTTTATCCGAACTGGATCGAAGGTGGAGGTGATGGTCTTTTCTACGGATTTGTACCGAATAAAACAGAATTGCTTCCATTTGCGGCGCAGTCTGCAGGTCATCCAATGATTGACAACCCTAATCTGACACAGCTTCCCGGTTATTAA
- a CDS encoding SusC/RagA family TonB-linked outer membrane protein: MSLIISHKNFKPLIAPLFLLASGFVFGQNSVSDTAKTDTKDIEEVVVIGYGKVKKSDLTGSVSSVSAKELAATPAMNALQALQGRAAGLNIVTAGGAPGAGANVTVRGGSSITQGTEPLYIVDGFQFDNALNIINPNDIESIDVLKGASAIAIYGSRGSNGIIVIKTKTGKKGRVTIQYNSFVAFDMLSKKLDMISNAEQYVKYQYEMAQLQGKTTQWSNVFDNSLGIDSPGYYTGAFNRISNRYASEPALDWQEKMLGGAGLTQNHNVNVSAGTDKTQVFVSYNYNKQEGLLQNFSETRNSLRANINSELYKGIRLDFSSMFTSNSTNGGGAYSGMKKILLQPITGGTLFTQDQLFNTQTFGDFSSLDSSFDTENPYIETAASTSNRRARTFLANIGLEFDLFKDFTFRTAGSYNWTNSKSTAFSDRNSRAFLTDPVNTGINGSIGNSESYRYQITNTLNYNKTFGEKHKFTGLIGNEIIYQENESNSMRLIKFPTILNYGLDDITNATVADKSADRSSFSLLSYFGRVNYNYDNRYLITGTLRYDGSSKFKDNLWGMFPSAAVAWRVSEEGFWKNSKIENYINDLKFRGEYGVVGNNGIPNNVFRTNVVGTDYPTNNTVGNLALVTSSVLGNRGVAWESMRSTNIGVDLALFNNRIKLTSEWYNNNVSDMLLETVLPASTGYKSQFINVGSMVNRGMEFTLNSVNLKSENFRWSTDANIGLNKSKVISLDEGRTFRNFSVGSNRAGMVTYYATVGEELGDMYGYIYQGIYTTDDFTQASNGVLTLKPGVVKPASGTPKPGDIKFAADNEAGDQFTRKLVKIGNGTPDFIGGITNNFSYKGFDLAVFMKFSVGGDVYNATKHSMSPYALFQNVPSEFGDNYYHVVDPNTGQAATSLVRLKELNPNESDRLWSLGTTNSSYITYPSSYYVEDGSYLRIAMVTVGYSFPREFLNTVRLSNARIYATVNNLATITGYSGFDPEVSAASGVTVTPGYDNSSFPRSRSYVLGINLTF; this comes from the coding sequence ATGTCATTAATAATTAGTCACAAGAATTTTAAGCCACTCATCGCTCCGCTGTTTTTGCTTGCGTCTGGCTTTGTGTTCGGACAAAACTCAGTAAGTGATACTGCAAAAACAGATACCAAAGATATTGAGGAAGTAGTAGTAATAGGATACGGAAAGGTGAAAAAATCTGATCTTACAGGATCGGTATCCTCAGTTTCTGCAAAAGAACTTGCTGCAACTCCCGCAATGAATGCTTTGCAGGCTTTACAGGGTAGAGCCGCAGGTCTTAATATTGTTACAGCTGGTGGCGCACCAGGAGCAGGAGCCAATGTTACCGTGCGTGGTGGTTCTTCAATTACTCAGGGTACCGAGCCTTTGTATATTGTGGATGGTTTCCAGTTTGATAATGCATTAAATATTATTAATCCTAACGATATTGAAAGTATTGACGTACTAAAAGGAGCATCAGCAATCGCAATCTACGGTTCACGTGGTTCTAACGGTATTATTGTTATTAAGACCAAAACAGGTAAGAAAGGAAGAGTGACTATACAGTACAATTCTTTCGTGGCGTTTGATATGCTATCTAAAAAACTAGATATGATTTCAAATGCTGAGCAATATGTAAAATATCAATATGAAATGGCTCAGTTGCAAGGTAAAACGACGCAGTGGAGTAATGTTTTTGATAATAGTTTAGGAATAGATTCACCAGGATATTACACAGGTGCTTTTAATAGGATTAGTAACCGTTACGCTTCAGAGCCTGCGTTAGATTGGCAGGAAAAAATGCTTGGCGGAGCAGGGCTTACTCAAAACCATAACGTGAATGTTTCTGCAGGCACCGATAAAACACAGGTTTTTGTAAGTTACAACTACAATAAACAGGAAGGTTTGCTGCAAAACTTCAGCGAGACAAGAAATTCATTGCGCGCCAATATTAATTCTGAATTATACAAAGGGATAAGATTAGATTTCAGTTCAATGTTTACATCCAATTCTACAAATGGCGGTGGAGCGTATTCTGGAATGAAAAAGATTCTCCTTCAGCCTATCACAGGAGGAACATTGTTTACTCAGGATCAGTTATTCAACACGCAGACGTTTGGTGATTTCTCAAGTTTAGATTCTTCATTTGATACAGAGAATCCGTATATCGAAACTGCAGCCTCTACTTCAAACAGACGAGCCAGAACATTTTTAGCAAATATAGGTCTTGAATTCGATTTATTTAAAGACTTCACTTTCAGAACTGCCGGATCTTATAATTGGACGAACAGTAAATCTACTGCATTTTCTGATAGAAACTCGCGTGCTTTTCTTACAGATCCTGTAAACACTGGGATTAATGGTAGTATAGGTAATTCTGAATCTTACCGATATCAGATTACGAATACATTAAACTACAATAAAACTTTTGGAGAGAAACATAAATTCACTGGTTTAATCGGTAATGAAATCATTTATCAGGAAAATGAAAGCAACAGCATGAGATTAATAAAATTCCCAACTATTTTAAATTATGGTTTGGATGATATTACCAATGCTACTGTTGCAGATAAAAGTGCAGATAGATCTTCTTTTAGCTTGCTTTCATACTTCGGACGTGTAAATTATAACTACGATAACCGATACTTAATTACGGGTACTTTACGTTATGACGGTTCTTCCAAATTTAAAGATAATCTTTGGGGAATGTTTCCATCAGCAGCAGTAGCTTGGCGTGTTTCTGAAGAAGGATTTTGGAAAAATTCTAAAATCGAAAATTATATCAATGATCTAAAGTTTAGAGGAGAATATGGAGTTGTCGGTAATAATGGTATCCCAAACAATGTATTTAGAACCAATGTGGTAGGAACAGATTATCCTACGAATAATACGGTAGGAAATCTAGCTTTAGTAACAAGCTCTGTTTTAGGAAACCGTGGCGTAGCGTGGGAGTCGATGAGATCTACGAACATCGGAGTTGATCTTGCATTGTTTAACAACAGAATCAAACTAACTTCAGAATGGTATAATAATAATGTAAGTGATATGCTGTTGGAAACTGTACTTCCTGCTTCTACAGGATATAAAAGCCAATTTATAAACGTTGGTTCTATGGTAAACAGAGGTATGGAATTTACCTTAAATTCAGTAAACTTAAAATCTGAAAATTTCAGATGGTCTACAGATGCCAACATTGGTTTAAATAAGTCTAAAGTAATATCTCTTGATGAGGGAAGAACTTTTAGAAACTTCAGCGTAGGTAGCAATAGAGCAGGTATGGTAACGTATTATGCAACCGTAGGAGAAGAATTGGGTGACATGTATGGATATATTTATCAGGGAATTTATACTACTGATGACTTTACACAGGCGTCAAATGGCGTTCTAACTTTAAAGCCTGGAGTTGTAAAACCAGCTTCAGGAACTCCGAAGCCGGGCGATATTAAATTTGCTGCTGATAATGAAGCAGGAGATCAGTTTACAAGAAAATTGGTGAAAATAGGAAATGGTACTCCAGATTTTATTGGCGGAATTACCAATAACTTTTCGTATAAAGGTTTTGATCTTGCTGTATTTATGAAGTTCAGTGTGGGAGGTGATGTATATAATGCTACAAAACATAGTATGAGTCCGTATGCGTTGTTCCAAAATGTACCTTCAGAATTTGGTGATAATTACTATCACGTGGTTGATCCTAATACAGGGCAGGCTGCAACAAGTTTGGTAAGATTAAAAGAACTTAATCCTAATGAAAGTGATAGACTTTGGAGCTTAGGAACTACGAACTCAAGTTACATTACATATCCTTCATCTTATTACGTAGAAGATGGTTCATACTTGAGAATTGCTATGGTAACGGTAGGTTATTCATTCCCAAGAGAATTTTTAAATACTGTCAGATTAAGTAATGCGCGTATTTACGCAACAGTTAATAATTTGGCAACGATCACGGGCTACTCAGGTTTTGACCCGGAAGTTTCAGCTGCAAGTGGCGTTACAGTGACACCGGGTTATGATAATTCTTCGTTCCCAAGATCTAGAAGTTATGTTCTAGGGATCAATCTTACTTTTTAA
- the rhaT gene encoding L-rhamnose/proton symporter RhaT — MNALLGVLFHFLGGFSSGSFYLPYKKVKGWEWETFWLIGGTFSWIIVPPLAAYLTIPGFWNIIQNESSSIIGLTFLFGALWGIGGFMYGLGVRYLGVALGSSIMLGLTMVIGSLVPSIFYEFSPQTGKDNIGLMISSSWGQMVLLGLFVCVIGIVISGKAGVMKDRELQGESTDPHGVTVKTEYKFGLGLTVAIISGVLSACFNFGLEAGKPMANVANEAWKLANPNQGEFLFQNNVTYVVVLWGGMASNLIGCLYLAFKNKSYTDYTKKNVPVAKNILFCALAGTMWYLQFFFYGMGESKMGNGASSWILHMAFIILIANLWGVIIKEWKGVSKKTITTICLGMFVLLISILIVGYGNSLR; from the coding sequence ATGAATGCATTATTAGGAGTTTTATTTCATTTCTTGGGAGGCTTTTCGTCTGGAAGTTTTTACCTGCCGTACAAAAAAGTGAAGGGTTGGGAGTGGGAAACGTTTTGGTTAATCGGGGGAACATTCTCATGGATCATCGTTCCGCCATTAGCAGCATATCTTACCATTCCGGGATTTTGGAATATTATCCAGAATGAAAGTTCATCAATTATTGGTTTGACGTTTTTGTTTGGTGCTTTGTGGGGAATTGGAGGTTTCATGTACGGTTTGGGAGTTCGTTATCTGGGAGTGGCATTGGGAAGCAGCATTATGCTTGGTCTTACCATGGTTATCGGTTCGTTGGTTCCTTCTATTTTTTATGAATTCTCTCCGCAGACCGGAAAAGATAATATCGGATTAATGATTTCAAGCTCATGGGGACAAATGGTTCTTTTGGGACTTTTTGTATGTGTTATCGGAATTGTCATCAGTGGAAAAGCCGGTGTCATGAAAGACAGAGAACTTCAAGGAGAATCTACAGATCCTCATGGAGTCACGGTGAAAACTGAGTATAAATTTGGCTTGGGCCTTACGGTGGCCATTATTTCAGGAGTTTTAAGTGCATGTTTTAATTTTGGTTTGGAAGCAGGAAAACCAATGGCAAATGTTGCCAATGAAGCTTGGAAACTAGCAAATCCTAATCAGGGAGAATTTCTTTTTCAAAATAATGTGACTTATGTTGTTGTTTTGTGGGGCGGTATGGCATCCAATCTCATCGGTTGTCTTTATTTGGCATTTAAAAATAAATCCTATACCGATTACACTAAAAAAAATGTACCTGTTGCAAAAAATATACTGTTTTGTGCGTTGGCAGGAACGATGTGGTATTTACAGTTTTTCTTTTACGGAATGGGCGAAAGCAAAATGGGGAATGGTGCAAGTTCATGGATATTACACATGGCATTCATTATTTTAATTGCCAATCTTTGGGGCGTTATCATTAAAGAATGGAAAGGAGTTTCAAAGAAAACTATTACCACGATTTGCTTGGGTATGTTTGTATTATTAATTTCTATTTTGATCGTCGGATACGGAAATTCTTTGAGATAG
- a CDS encoding glycoside hydrolase family 88/105 protein gives MKKLLTTGFFALILAGLTSCSVQKNSSASKVEIPNKKEVLEVSRRANQYFMNKWPDTKQDIVGKKVWPSNLWTRAVYYEGLMALYSVDPKKEYYDYAMSWANNHNWNLQRGTYTRNADHQACGQTYLDLYEIDGRKHPERIKNVKAAMDSMIATPKVDDWWWIDALQMSMPLFTKLGRITGEQKYFDKNYEMYAHTKYKEGGSGLYNQADKIWWRDKSFLPPYKEPNGEDCYWSRGNGWVVAALAKTLHDTPKSDPHYQEYLKDYKDLLAALLPIQREDGFWNVSLHDPTNFGGKETTGTALFVYGMAYGVNNGLIDRETYLPVLVKAWNAMVKDSVQPNGFLGWVQGTGKEPKDGQPLAVDKVPDFEDYGLGCFLLAGSEVYKLK, from the coding sequence ATGAAAAAGCTATTAACAACAGGTTTTTTTGCACTGATTCTGGCGGGATTGACTTCCTGTTCAGTCCAGAAAAACAGTTCGGCAAGCAAGGTGGAGATTCCGAATAAGAAAGAGGTTCTGGAAGTTTCGAGAAGAGCCAATCAATACTTTATGAACAAGTGGCCGGATACCAAACAAGATATTGTCGGCAAAAAAGTGTGGCCAAGTAATCTCTGGACGAGAGCGGTTTATTATGAAGGTTTAATGGCTCTTTATTCCGTAGATCCTAAAAAGGAATATTACGATTATGCAATGTCGTGGGCAAACAATCACAATTGGAATTTACAGCGCGGTACATATACCAGAAATGCTGACCATCAGGCTTGTGGACAAACCTATCTTGACCTTTATGAAATCGATGGAAGAAAACATCCTGAAAGAATTAAAAACGTAAAAGCTGCGATGGACAGTATGATTGCCACCCCAAAAGTGGACGATTGGTGGTGGATTGATGCGCTTCAAATGTCGATGCCACTCTTTACAAAGTTAGGCAGAATCACAGGTGAGCAAAAGTATTTCGATAAAAATTACGAAATGTACGCCCATACCAAATACAAGGAAGGCGGAAGCGGATTGTATAATCAGGCAGACAAAATCTGGTGGCGAGACAAAAGTTTTCTTCCACCCTACAAAGAACCGAATGGCGAAGATTGCTACTGGAGCCGTGGAAACGGATGGGTAGTGGCTGCATTAGCCAAAACATTACACGATACACCAAAATCTGACCCGCATTATCAGGAATATTTAAAGGATTACAAAGATTTGTTAGCGGCGTTACTTCCAATCCAAAGAGAAGATGGTTTCTGGAATGTGAGTTTGCACGATCCGACTAATTTTGGTGGAAAGGAGACAACAGGAACTGCACTTTTTGTTTACGGAATGGCTTATGGCGTGAATAACGGATTGATCGACAGAGAAACTTACTTGCCGGTTTTGGTTAAAGCTTGGAATGCGATGGTAAAAGATTCTGTTCAGCCAAACGGATTTTTAGGTTGGGTACAGGGAACAGGAAAGGAGCCGAAAGATGGTCAACCTTTAGCTGTAGACAAAGTGCCTGATTTTGAAGATTATGGATTGGGCTGTTTCCTGCTTGCGGGAAGTGAGGTTTATAAATTGAAGTAA
- a CDS encoding SGNH/GDSL hydrolase family protein: MKIKFIIPMVALVILIGASFQKLQDKPVIYIIGDSTVQNGSGKGSDSLWGWGSFMNLFLDTTKIEIQNHAKGGRSSRTFVTEGRWDSIMKTIKKGDYVLMQFGHNDGGELADTLRARGTIKGIGDESKDIYNPIRKVNETVYTYGYYMRKYANESKSKGAIPIIVSPVPRNKFNEKGKIEKDQYGIWAEEVAQQTGAYFLDLNTMVIEKYEKMGAENVKGFFPKDHTHTNEAGAVFNAELVAKGIRDLKKCGLKNYLKENKK, from the coding sequence ATGAAAATAAAATTCATCATTCCAATGGTTGCATTGGTCATTCTAATTGGAGCTTCATTTCAAAAACTTCAGGATAAACCTGTTATTTACATCATCGGAGATTCTACGGTGCAGAACGGTTCAGGAAAGGGTTCAGACTCACTTTGGGGATGGGGAAGTTTTATGAATTTATTTTTAGATACGACAAAAATTGAAATTCAGAATCACGCAAAAGGTGGCAGGAGCAGCAGAACATTTGTGACGGAAGGCCGTTGGGATTCGATTATGAAAACCATTAAAAAAGGCGATTATGTTTTGATGCAGTTCGGTCATAATGACGGCGGAGAGTTAGCAGATACTTTAAGAGCACGAGGAACGATAAAAGGGATTGGCGACGAGTCAAAAGATATTTACAATCCAATTCGTAAGGTGAACGAAACGGTCTATACTTACGGTTATTATATGAGAAAATATGCAAACGAATCAAAATCTAAGGGCGCAATTCCTATCATCGTTTCACCGGTTCCACGAAATAAATTTAATGAAAAAGGCAAAATTGAAAAAGACCAATATGGAATTTGGGCAGAGGAAGTCGCTCAACAAACCGGAGCTTATTTTTTAGATTTAAATACAATGGTCATCGAAAAATATGAAAAAATGGGAGCCGAAAATGTAAAAGGATTCTTCCCCAAAGATCATACGCACACCAATGAAGCTGGTGCTGTTTTCAATGCAGAACTGGTGGCGAAAGGCATCAGGGATTTAAAGAAATGTGGTCTTAAAAATTATTTAAAAGAAAATAAAAAATAA
- a CDS encoding rhamnogalacturonan lyase: MKVKYIFITSVIFLSQLAFAQRQMEYLKRGIVAIPADSGIFVSWRLLGTEAQKTHFDLYRTENNSTKKLNEKQLSNETNFLDKTPDKAKNYTYFVKSNTQDKSVDIDSVKYVANQKPYFSIPLKTPQGYTPNDASVADLDGDGEYEIILHQTGRSKDNSQKGETDPPIIQAYKMDGKLLWEINLGKNIREGAHYTQFLVYDLDQDGKAEIVMKTADGSKDGKGKFIGDSTKNYVNENGMILSGPEYLTVFDGQTGAEINTVNYQVPRFAGSLNPTDEQMTETWGDAKGNRIDRFLGAVAYLDGKTPSVIMSRGYYTRTAIAAWDYKDKKLSLRWLFDTESSEENKKYRGQGNHNLTIADVDNDGKDEIVFGAMTVDDDGKVLNSTGYGHGDALHVGDLDPSNPGLEIFDIQERFDDAGAHFRDGKTGKVLWKLPSTVYSKQGKFQGPGRGLSLNIDPRYEGSEFWAAGAGLKGIYDSKGKKISDKNPPANMGIYWDGDFLSEILDGTNVSKWDWKNEKSNLIFDAKNFQCESNNGTKKNPALVVDLFGDWREEVMYRTTDNQELRIFSTTIPTKHRLYTLMHNPQYRLSIVWQNVGYNQPPHTDYYLDESIKEMPKPNVKTITPKK; encoded by the coding sequence ATGAAAGTCAAATATATCTTCATTACATCAGTCATTTTTCTTTCGCAATTAGCCTTTGCCCAAAGACAAATGGAATATCTGAAGAGAGGAATCGTTGCCATTCCAGCGGATTCCGGCATTTTTGTGAGTTGGCGTTTGCTCGGCACAGAAGCTCAAAAAACCCATTTTGATTTGTACCGAACTGAAAATAATTCAACCAAAAAGCTGAATGAAAAACAACTTTCGAACGAAACGAATTTTTTAGATAAAACCCCAGACAAAGCAAAAAATTACACCTATTTCGTCAAATCAAATACTCAGGATAAATCGGTTGACATTGATTCTGTAAAATATGTAGCTAATCAAAAACCTTATTTTTCAATTCCATTAAAAACACCACAAGGTTACACACCGAATGACGCTTCTGTTGCCGATTTGGACGGAGATGGTGAATACGAAATTATCCTTCATCAAACCGGTAGGTCAAAAGACAACAGTCAGAAAGGCGAAACCGATCCGCCAATTATTCAGGCTTATAAAATGGATGGAAAGCTTTTGTGGGAAATTAATTTAGGGAAAAATATAAGAGAGGGTGCGCATTACACCCAGTTTTTGGTATATGATTTAGACCAGGACGGCAAAGCTGAAATCGTAATGAAAACCGCCGACGGAAGCAAAGACGGAAAAGGAAAATTCATTGGCGATTCGACCAAAAATTACGTCAACGAAAACGGAATGATTCTCTCCGGACCGGAATATCTGACCGTTTTTGACGGACAAACCGGCGCTGAAATCAATACAGTTAATTATCAAGTTCCAAGATTTGCAGGCAGTTTGAATCCGACCGATGAACAGATGACCGAAACCTGGGGCGATGCCAAAGGAAATCGTATCGACCGATTTTTAGGTGCAGTTGCATATTTGGATGGCAAAACACCGAGTGTGATTATGTCGAGAGGATATTACACCAGAACGGCGATTGCAGCGTGGGATTATAAAGATAAAAAACTCAGTTTACGTTGGCTTTTTGATACCGAAAGTTCAGAAGAAAATAAAAAATACCGCGGACAGGGAAATCATAATTTGACGATTGCAGACGTTGATAACGACGGAAAAGACGAAATTGTTTTCGGGGCAATGACGGTGGATGACGACGGAAAAGTGTTAAACAGTACAGGTTACGGTCACGGCGATGCATTGCACGTCGGAGATTTGGACCCTTCCAATCCGGGACTGGAAATTTTTGACATTCAGGAGAGATTTGATGATGCAGGAGCGCATTTCAGAGATGGGAAAACCGGAAAAGTTTTATGGAAATTACCTTCCACAGTTTACAGCAAACAGGGGAAATTTCAAGGTCCGGGAAGAGGTTTGTCTTTAAATATTGACCCTCGTTACGAAGGTTCAGAATTCTGGGCAGCCGGAGCTGGACTGAAAGGAATATATGATAGCAAAGGAAAAAAAATCAGTGACAAAAATCCACCTGCCAATATGGGGATTTATTGGGACGGGGATTTTTTAAGCGAAATTTTAGACGGCACAAACGTTTCAAAATGGGATTGGAAGAATGAAAAATCAAATCTAATTTTTGATGCTAAAAATTTCCAGTGTGAATCAAATAATGGAACCAAGAAAAATCCTGCTTTGGTGGTCGATTTGTTCGGAGATTGGCGTGAAGAAGTGATGTACAGAACTACAGATAATCAGGAATTGAGAATTTTTTCGACAACCATTCCGACGAAACATAGATTGTACACTTTGATGCATAATCCGCAATACCGTTTGAGCATTGTCTGGCAAAATGTGGGATATAATCAGCCACCGCATACGGATTATTATCTGGATGAATCGATTAAGGAAATGCCAAAACCGAATGTTAAAACTATAACTCCAAAAAAATAA